A stretch of Spirochaetota bacterium DNA encodes these proteins:
- the gpmA gene encoding 2,3-diphosphoglycerate-dependent phosphoglycerate mutase — MYKMVLVRHGESVWNKENRFTGWTDVDLSERGVEEAKKAGKVLKENGFTFDIAFTSVLKRAINTLHIILSEMDLLWIPEYKSWRLNERHYGALQGLNKSEMADKYGEEQVKIWRRSYDVPPPALEKSDPRYPGNDPRYKHLKPEEIPLTESLKDTVARVIPYWEEVIAPTIKEGKKIIISAHGNSLRALVKYLDNISDTEIVELNIPTGIPLVYELDQNLKPINKYYIGDPEEVKRAMEAVAAQGKSKK; from the coding sequence ATGTATAAGATGGTTCTTGTGAGACATGGTGAGAGTGTTTGGAATAAGGAGAATAGATTTACTGGTTGGACTGATGTTGATCTTTCCGAGAGAGGTGTTGAGGAAGCGAAGAAAGCTGGTAAGGTTTTGAAAGAGAATGGATTTACCTTTGACATTGCTTTCACTTCGGTTTTGAAGCGTGCTATTAATACTCTTCATATTATTCTTTCTGAGATGGATTTGTTATGGATACCAGAATACAAGAGTTGGAGACTTAATGAAAGGCATTACGGTGCTTTGCAGGGACTGAATAAGTCTGAAATGGCAGATAAGTATGGTGAAGAACAAGTGAAGATTTGGAGAAGGAGTTATGATGTTCCACCTCCTGCTCTTGAGAAAAGCGATCCGAGATATCCTGGTAATGATCCAAGATATAAACATCTCAAACCAGAAGAGATACCTCTTACTGAAAGCCTAAAGGATACAGTAGCAAGAGTAATTCCTTACTGGGAGGAGGTTATAGCACCTACTATAAAAGAAGGTAAGAAAATAATAATATCGGCACATGGAAACAGTTTAAGAGCATTAGTTAAGTATCTTGATAATATTTCTGATACAGAGATTGTGGAACTTAATATACCAACCGGTATACCTTTAGTATATGAACTTGATCAAAACCTAAAACCTATTAATAAGTATTACATTGGAGACCCAGAAGAAGTAAAAAGAGCGATGGAGGCAGTCGCAGCACAAGGAAAGTCAAAAAAGTAG
- the nadC gene encoding carboxylating nicotinate-nucleotide diphosphorylase has product MFYYDINLYNASKKLFEETLFEDTNNNDIISSIIPNRKEQAHIVANDKGVFVGEIFSVVLEKDFGIKSCSLKDGEDFNKGTKIFSFEGSAKMLLSVERSILNILTILISIATTTREFVKATEGKFGVLDTRKTIPGLRFFQKYAVRVGGGVNHRFGLYDMIMIKDNHIAVFKGDIKKIVSLARKYSPMHKIEVECENMEQVKQSVEANVDVIMLDNMTSEQIKSASEYIKSRNPNIIVEASGNIDIEKIRDLVKMNAPIDFVSTSRITMNYEVVDLSFYVE; this is encoded by the coding sequence ATGTTTTATTACGATATAAATCTGTATAATGCAAGTAAAAAGTTATTTGAGGAAACCCTATTTGAGGATACTAATAACAACGATATAATATCCAGTATAATTCCAAATAGAAAGGAACAAGCACATATTGTTGCTAATGATAAAGGAGTGTTTGTTGGTGAGATATTCTCGGTAGTTTTGGAGAAGGATTTTGGAATAAAAAGTTGCTCTCTGAAGGATGGAGAAGATTTCAATAAAGGAACAAAAATCTTTTCGTTTGAAGGTAGCGCAAAGATGCTACTATCCGTTGAAAGGTCTATTCTAAATATACTTACCATACTCATATCCATAGCAACTACCACAAGAGAGTTTGTAAAAGCTACTGAAGGGAAGTTTGGTGTTTTGGATACAAGGAAGACTATACCAGGTTTGAGGTTTTTCCAGAAGTATGCTGTTAGGGTTGGTGGTGGTGTAAACCATAGATTTGGACTCTACGATATGATCATGATAAAAGATAATCATATAGCAGTTTTCAAAGGAGATATAAAGAAGATTGTAAGTCTTGCAAGAAAATACTCGCCTATGCATAAGATTGAAGTTGAATGTGAAAATATGGAACAAGTGAAACAGTCAGTTGAAGCAAATGTTGATGTGATTATGCTTGATAATATGACCTCCGAGCAGATAAAGTCAGCGTCAGAATACATAAAGTCTCGGAACCCTAACATAATAGTAGAAGCTTCAGGTAATATTGATATTGAGAAAATTAGAGATCTTGTCAAAATGAATGCACCTATTGATTTTGTATCAACCAGTAGAATTACTATGAATTACGAAGTAGTTGATCTATCGTTCTATGTAGAGTAG